The proteins below are encoded in one region of Corvus hawaiiensis isolate bCorHaw1 chromosome 3, bCorHaw1.pri.cur, whole genome shotgun sequence:
- the LOC125322368 gene encoding TOG array regulator of axonemal microtubules protein 2-like — METQKDEHPSVEKPVKKRSNGSKKPQATLPSSKRVKSTSDGRLLRRPKAQVTLPPAVEETESLQKLYNLLEAKEFKTRMEGVALLLDLCKSSPQLVSTNTVQIFDYFVPRLGDTHKKVKQKALDVLAEIVGILKDGLNPVIICLVEGITNNLNSKDPGVYAAAVKALEESMAHLALVAWVYPRSPEVVQRYALPVLWSFLGNKALPVRSANVRTVVTKLACALYKVMGAKLRKHAASQPPHVRENLSDILGW, encoded by the exons ATGGAAACGCAGAAGGATGAACACCCATCTGTCgagaagcctgtgaagaagaggagcaatggctcgaagaagccccaggccacattgccttctagtaaacg ggtGAAGTCTACCTCTGATGGACGCCTCCTACGCCGCCCAAAAGCCCAGGTCACGTTACCTCCGGCTGTGGAAGAAACGGAGTCGCTCCAGAAGCTGTACaatctcctggaagccaaggagtttaagacacggatggaaggagtggcactcctcctagacctgtgcaaaagcagcccccagctcgtcTCCACTAACACTGTCCAA atttttgattattttgtcccGAGACTTGGTGATACgcacaagaaagtgaagcagaaggcgCTGGACGTGCTGGCTGAAATCGTAGGCATCCTGAAAGATGGCTTAAACCCGGTGATCATCTGTCTGGttgaaggaataacaaacaaCCTAAACTCAAAGGACCCCGGGGTTTATGCCGCAGCTGTGAAAGCGCTGGAAGAATCCATGGCTCACTTAG CGCTTGTGGCATGGGTTTATCCCAGGAGCCCCGAAGTCGTCCAGCGCTacgccctgcccgtgctctggTCCTTCCTGGGGAACAAGGCGCTGCCTGTCCGAAGCGCCAATGTCCGCACTGTGGTCACCAAGCTTGCCTGCGCCCTCTACAAGGTGATGGGCGCCAAGCTGAGGAagcatgctgccagccagcctccgCATGTGCGGGAAAACCTCTCCGACATTTTGGGCTGGTGA